The Desmodus rotundus isolate HL8 chromosome 3, HLdesRot8A.1, whole genome shotgun sequence genome includes a region encoding these proteins:
- the GPR157 gene encoding G-protein coupled receptor 157 → MPPPAPPTELVPSERAVVLLSCVLSALGSGLLVATHALWPDLRSPARRLLLFLSLADLLSAVSYFYGVLQDFSGPSWDCVLQGALSTFANTSSFFWTVAIALYLYLSIVRATRGHRAGCLLWAFHVVSWGVPLTITVAAVILKKIGYDASDVSVGWCWIDLEAEDRVLWMLLTGKLWEMLAYIMLPVLYLLIRKHINRAHEALSEYRPILSEAHRLQHHSSMADKKLVLIPVIFICLRVWSTVRFVLTLCGSPAVQTPVLVVLHGIGNTFQGGANCIMFVLCTRAVRTRLLSLCCYCCRPPQAPAESLAGPPKAPMPSKPGDSGTQVDPR, encoded by the exons ATGCCGCCGCCCGCGCCGCCCACCGAGCTGGTGCCGTCGGAACGCGCCGTGGTGCTGCTGTCGTGCGTGCTCTCCGCTCTCGGCTCGGGCTTGCTGGTAGCCACGCACGCCCTGTGGCCCGACCTGCGCAGCCCAGCGCGGCGCCTGCTGCTCTTCCTGTCGCTGGCCGACCTGCTGTCGGCCGTCTCCTACTTCTATGGGGTGCTACAGGACTTCTCGGGCCCCTCGTGGGACTGCGTGCTGCAGGGCGCGCTCTCCACCTTCGCCAACACTAGCTCTTTCTTCTGGACCGTGGCCATCGCCCTCTACTTGTACCTCAGCATCGTCCGCGCCACGCGTGGACACCGGGCCGGATGCCTGCTCTGGGCCTTCCACGTCGTCAG CTGGGGGGTTCCGCTGACCATCACCGTGGCAGCTGTCATTCTAAAGAAGATTGGCTACGATGCCTCGGACGTGTCTGTGGGCTGGTGCTGGATCGACCTGGAGGCGGAGGACCGTGTTCTGTGGATGCTGCTGACCGGGAAGCTGTGGGAGATGCTGGCCTACATCATGCTGCCCGTGCTGTACCTCCTCATCAGGAAGCACATCAACAGGGCG CACGAGGCGCTCTCCGAGTACCGGCCCATCCTGTCTGAGGCCCACCGGCTCCAGCACCACAGCTCCATGGCCGATAAGAAGCTGGTCCTCATCCCAGTGATCTTCATTTGCCTCCGGGTCTGGAGCACCGTGCGATTCGTCCTGACCCTCTGTGGCTCCCCGGCCGTGCAGACCCCGGTGCTGGTTGTTCTGCAT GGCATCGGGAACACGTTTCAGGGAGGGGCCAACTGCATCATGTTCGTCCTCTGCACCCGCGCTGTCCGGACTCggctcctctctctctgctgctaCTGCTGCCGCCCTCCCCAGGCACCTGCAGAGAGCCTGGCCGGCCCGCCCAAGGCTCCCATGCCCTCCAAGCCGGGAGACTCAGGGACCCAGGTGGACCCCCGATGA